Proteins from a genomic interval of Paenibacillus sp. FSL H8-0048:
- a CDS encoding ABC transporter substrate-binding protein codes for MKKWGNLALVLMLGAGLALSGCGGGNNTGNAGNTGNTGGNTAATNAPASSPETSGTAQDTLILGRGGDSASLDPAIVTDGESLKIAHQVFDSLLEYKPGTSEVQASLADSWEVTPDGLSYTFKLHPGVKFHDGTDFNAEAVVFNFQRWSDPASEYKFEGDSFDYYDSMFGPDGSRVIKEVKAVDESTVQFVLNQPQAPFLQNIAMTTFGIASPAAIKEKKENFKNEPVGTGPFVFREWKRNDSITLDKNTAYWKEGLPKLNKVIVRSIPDNSARFTALQNGEIDLMEDLSPDDLSTLESNSALTKIERPPFNVAYLGFNFKKKPFDNVKVRQALSHAVNKQEIIDAFFAGQAQAAVNPMPPSLWGYNDSVKDYEYDLDKAKALLAEAGYPDGLPDPVTLYAMPVSRPYMPDGKKVAEAIQAEWEKIGVKTVIESPEWATYLDDTKAGEKDDIFMLGWTGDNGDPDNFLYTLLDKDAIPGNNRAFYVNEELHTLLTGAQKETDQGKRTELYKQAQEIIKADAPWIPLVHTTPLLAGKANLKGFVPGPTGTEYYSEIYFE; via the coding sequence ATGAAGAAATGGGGTAATCTCGCATTGGTACTGATGCTTGGCGCGGGGCTCGCGCTCAGCGGCTGCGGCGGAGGGAATAACACAGGCAACGCAGGTAACACTGGAAATACCGGAGGGAATACGGCGGCAACGAATGCTCCGGCAAGCTCGCCGGAGACATCCGGGACAGCGCAGGATACCCTGATTCTGGGGCGCGGGGGCGACTCGGCTTCCCTGGACCCGGCGATTGTGACGGACGGGGAGTCGCTGAAGATTGCCCATCAGGTCTTCGATTCGCTGCTCGAATATAAGCCCGGCACCTCCGAAGTCCAGGCCTCACTTGCCGATAGCTGGGAAGTAACGCCGGACGGGCTGAGCTACACCTTCAAGCTGCATCCCGGCGTGAAGTTTCATGACGGAACCGATTTCAACGCCGAGGCCGTTGTGTTCAATTTCCAGCGCTGGAGTGATCCGGCCAGTGAATACAAATTCGAAGGCGATTCTTTCGACTATTATGACTCCATGTTTGGCCCGGACGGGTCGCGGGTGATTAAGGAAGTGAAGGCGGTGGACGAGTCGACGGTTCAATTTGTACTGAACCAGCCGCAGGCGCCGTTCCTGCAGAATATCGCCATGACGACCTTCGGGATTGCCAGTCCTGCTGCGATTAAGGAGAAGAAGGAGAATTTCAAGAATGAGCCGGTAGGAACAGGCCCGTTCGTGTTCAGGGAGTGGAAGCGCAATGATTCCATCACGCTGGACAAGAATACCGCCTACTGGAAGGAAGGGCTTCCCAAGCTGAACAAAGTCATCGTGCGCTCGATCCCGGACAACTCGGCCCGCTTCACGGCGCTGCAAAACGGGGAAATCGACCTGATGGAAGACCTCAGCCCTGATGACTTGTCCACGCTCGAGAGTAACAGTGCTCTGACCAAGATTGAGCGCCCGCCGTTCAATGTGGCTTACCTCGGCTTCAACTTCAAGAAGAAGCCGTTCGACAATGTGAAGGTCAGACAGGCACTCAGCCATGCGGTCAACAAGCAGGAGATTATCGATGCATTCTTCGCCGGCCAGGCCCAGGCTGCGGTCAATCCTATGCCGCCTTCCCTATGGGGCTATAACGACAGCGTGAAGGATTATGAGTATGATCTGGACAAAGCCAAAGCCTTGCTGGCCGAAGCGGGCTATCCTGACGGACTGCCTGACCCGGTGACCCTGTACGCAATGCCTGTATCCCGTCCTTATATGCCTGACGGCAAGAAGGTAGCCGAAGCGATTCAAGCGGAGTGGGAGAAGATCGGGGTCAAGACCGTGATCGAGTCCCCGGAATGGGCCACTTATCTCGATGACACCAAGGCCGGGGAGAAGGATGATATCTTCATGCTCGGCTGGACCGGCGATAACGGCGACCCGGACAACTTCCTGTACACCCTGCTGGACAAGGATGCTATTCCCGGCAATAACCGTGCCTTTTATGTGAATGAAGAATTGCATACACTCCTGACCGGCGCCCAGAAGGAGACAGACCAGGGCAAGCGCACCGAGCTGTACAAGCAGGCTCAGGAGATTATCAAAGCCGATGCGCCATGGATTCCGCTGGTTCATACCACACCGCTGCTGGCCGGCAAGGCCAATCTGAAGGGCTTCGTGCCCGGACCGACAGGTACAGAGTATTACAGTGAGATTTATTTTGAATAA
- a CDS encoding ABC transporter ATP-binding protein: protein MSESLLEVKGLRKYYPLNKGFFSREGGSVKAVDDISFAVSKGETFGLVGESGCGKSTTGRALLRLIEPTAGEIWFEGQELTKLSAEEMRKQRREMQIVFQDPFSSLDPRHTVQRILEEPMIVHATGDARQRKAEVERLADVVGLSRAHLQRYPHQFSGGQRQRIGIARALALHPKLIIADEPVSALDVSIQSQVINLMQDLQREFGLTYIFIAHDLSVVKHICDRVAVMYLGRIVEITDKHTLYTRPQHPYTQALLSAVPEPDPDIRKERVILQGEVPSPANAPVGCAFNTRCPRVMERCRVARPPLLETEAGHFTACHLYDEEANTPLA from the coding sequence ATGAGTGAGAGCCTGCTTGAGGTCAAGGGACTCCGGAAGTATTATCCGCTGAACAAGGGCTTCTTCAGCCGGGAGGGCGGCAGTGTGAAGGCTGTGGATGATATCTCCTTCGCTGTGAGCAAGGGCGAGACCTTCGGTCTGGTTGGGGAGAGCGGCTGCGGCAAATCAACTACCGGCCGCGCGCTGCTCCGGCTGATTGAGCCGACAGCGGGTGAGATCTGGTTCGAAGGGCAGGAGCTTACGAAGCTGTCTGCCGAGGAGATGCGGAAGCAGCGCCGGGAAATGCAGATTGTCTTCCAGGACCCGTTCTCCTCTCTGGACCCGCGCCATACTGTGCAGCGTATTCTCGAAGAGCCGATGATTGTACACGCCACCGGCGATGCCAGGCAGCGTAAGGCAGAGGTGGAGCGGCTGGCGGATGTAGTCGGATTGTCCAGGGCGCATTTGCAGCGTTACCCTCACCAGTTCTCGGGCGGACAACGCCAGCGGATCGGCATTGCCAGAGCGCTGGCACTCCATCCGAAGCTGATTATCGCAGATGAACCTGTCTCTGCGCTGGATGTATCAATCCAGTCCCAGGTCATTAACCTGATGCAGGATTTGCAGCGGGAATTCGGCTTAACTTACATATTTATCGCCCATGATCTTAGTGTAGTGAAGCATATCTGCGACCGGGTAGCCGTAATGTACCTGGGGCGGATTGTCGAAATTACGGACAAGCATACGCTATATACCCGGCCGCAGCATCCTTATACGCAGGCTCTGCTCTCTGCGGTTCCTGAACCTGATCCCGATATCCGCAAGGAGCGGGTCATTCTGCAGGGAGAGGTCCCGAGTCCGGCCAATGCGCCAGTCGGATGTGCATTTAACACGCGCTGTCCGCGCGTGATGGAGCGGTGCCGGGTGGCCAGACCTCCGCTGCTGGAGACAGAAGCCGGACATTTCACAGCCTGCCATCTCTATGATGAAGAAGCCAATACACCGCTTGCCTGA
- a CDS encoding ABC transporter ATP-binding protein, with protein sequence MIQPILSIENLHTHFFTGRGEVPAVDGVDLYINPGEVLGVVGESGCGKSVTSLSILKLVPSPPGRIVDGRILLKGRDIVPLKEKEMRKIRGDSVSMIFQEPMTSLNPLFTVGQQIMETVRLHRGLSRKEAREHAVDMLRKVGIPRPEAIIDEYPHQLSGGMRQRVMIAMSISCSPELLIADEPTTALDVTIQAQILELIRQLNEEQGTAVMLITHDLGVVAEMCHRVAVMYAGKVVEEGSVHDIFKNPLHPYTRGLIASVPRMDEAKERLYSIPGNVPVLSTDMQGCRFAPRCPEVMELCMQSLPGLTRQEEQHSCRCWLHDSPQEDAV encoded by the coding sequence TTGATCCAGCCGATTCTGAGCATTGAAAACCTGCATACCCACTTTTTTACGGGCCGCGGTGAGGTTCCCGCAGTGGATGGTGTTGATCTCTATATTAATCCGGGCGAGGTTCTGGGCGTAGTGGGCGAATCGGGCTGCGGCAAGAGCGTCACCTCCCTGTCTATCCTGAAGCTGGTCCCAAGCCCCCCGGGAAGAATTGTAGACGGACGTATCCTGCTGAAAGGCCGCGATATTGTCCCGCTGAAGGAGAAGGAGATGCGTAAGATCCGGGGAGATTCGGTCTCCATGATCTTTCAGGAGCCGATGACCTCGCTGAATCCCTTATTCACAGTTGGACAGCAGATTATGGAGACAGTACGCCTGCACCGCGGCCTCTCCAGGAAGGAAGCCCGGGAGCATGCGGTCGATATGCTGCGCAAGGTTGGAATCCCCCGGCCGGAAGCGATCATCGACGAGTACCCGCATCAGCTCTCGGGAGGCATGCGCCAGCGTGTTATGATTGCCATGTCGATCTCCTGCAGCCCGGAGCTGCTGATTGCCGATGAACCGACAACCGCGCTGGATGTAACCATTCAGGCCCAGATTCTGGAGCTGATTCGTCAGTTGAATGAGGAGCAAGGCACTGCTGTCATGCTGATTACCCATGATCTTGGCGTAGTGGCCGAGATGTGCCACCGTGTGGCTGTGATGTATGCCGGTAAGGTGGTAGAGGAAGGCAGTGTTCATGATATCTTCAAAAATCCGCTGCATCCGTATACAAGAGGACTGATTGCCTCCGTCCCCCGGATGGATGAAGCTAAGGAACGTCTCTACTCCATTCCGGGTAATGTGCCGGTTCTCAGCACAGATATGCAGGGCTGCCGGTTCGCACCGCGTTGCCCGGAAGTCATGGAGCTCTGCATGCAGAGCCTTCCGGGGCTGACACGGCAAGAGGAACAGCACAGCTGCAGATGCTGGCTGCATGACAGTCCACAGGAGGATGCGGTATGA
- a CDS encoding helix-turn-helix transcriptional regulator, with product MTDRLIRLMRIITLVQAKPGILARELAERCGNSERTIYRDMDALSAMHIPITHMGHGKGYAFIGNFALYPLDWSEEEEEAFSQLRSIMAEIKPLLPPGFEDAYEKVMAADYKQKAEREETMEHTKKEAGPNWTENSRSQGDQPLFLTDILDAVMKQRSIQADYSENAYEEKGIRIDPYCLVPLENRFHLIGFCHRFGIIRTFHINGFSSVNPLDRWFSKDKFDLQSFMEQKWSLEQDSLQVEFRVKFSQRMMERLKQEDMFVKPSKVDRQNRSLHFKVAVEQDIGFVHWIMKYKEEAEIMEPLYYRDVLKHQLEKWLSLYK from the coding sequence ATGACAGACCGATTGATCCGGCTGATGCGCATCATTACGCTAGTTCAAGCCAAACCGGGAATTCTGGCCCGTGAGCTGGCGGAACGATGCGGCAACAGCGAGAGAACGATTTATCGGGATATGGATGCGCTCAGTGCCATGCATATCCCCATTACTCATATGGGACATGGCAAGGGGTATGCTTTTATCGGGAATTTCGCGCTGTACCCCTTGGATTGGTCAGAAGAGGAAGAAGAGGCTTTTTCACAGTTGCGCAGTATTATGGCGGAGATCAAACCTTTGCTGCCCCCGGGCTTTGAAGATGCATACGAGAAAGTGATGGCGGCAGATTATAAGCAAAAGGCAGAAAGGGAAGAAACAATGGAGCATACGAAAAAAGAAGCCGGACCAAACTGGACGGAAAATAGCAGATCTCAGGGAGACCAGCCCCTCTTTCTGACCGACATTCTGGATGCCGTGATGAAGCAGAGAAGCATACAGGCCGACTATAGTGAGAATGCCTATGAAGAAAAAGGTATCCGAATTGATCCTTATTGTCTGGTCCCGCTAGAGAATCGTTTTCACCTGATTGGTTTCTGTCACCGTTTCGGGATCATCCGTACCTTTCATATTAACGGCTTCTCCAGTGTGAATCCGCTGGACAGGTGGTTCTCCAAAGATAAGTTCGATCTGCAGTCCTTCATGGAACAGAAGTGGTCCCTGGAGCAGGACAGCCTGCAGGTTGAATTCAGAGTCAAATTCTCGCAGCGGATGATGGAACGGCTGAAGCAGGAGGACATGTTTGTCAAGCCGAGCAAAGTGGACCGCCAGAACCGCAGCCTGCATTTCAAGGTCGCTGTGGAGCAGGACATCGGCTTCGTCCATTGGATTATGAAATACAAGGAAGAGGCTGAGATTATGGAGCCGCTGTACTACCGGGATGTGCTGAAGCATCAGCTGGAGAAGTGGCTGTCGCTGTACAAATAA
- a CDS encoding M50 family metallopeptidase — MNRWLKTLLFLAGSALLTRFIPFSSLFRNLDTMFHEFGHALMTLLLSGNVLRIELYSDHSGVTYSAIAAGGKAILVSLAGYPLASLFALLLFYFYSRDKREWGLVLASLVALIMLVLYVRGGFGMIWLSGFILLNAAMLFLWPKVSKVYYLFLAFLTLEESVMGTVFLVYASVVTPARAGDAANLSRLTILPAPVWSLLFFLFALLCATWALGLFFRHEKAGRRVRLM, encoded by the coding sequence ATGAATAGATGGCTCAAAACACTGTTGTTCCTGGCAGGCTCCGCCCTGTTAACCCGGTTTATTCCGTTCTCCTCCTTATTCCGTAATCTGGATACCATGTTCCATGAATTCGGCCACGCGCTGATGACCCTGCTGCTCTCCGGCAATGTGCTGCGCATTGAGCTGTATTCGGATCACAGCGGTGTGACCTATTCGGCAATAGCTGCCGGAGGCAAGGCGATCCTGGTGTCGCTGGCGGGGTATCCTCTGGCTTCACTGTTCGCGTTGCTGCTCTTCTATTTCTATAGTAGAGATAAACGGGAATGGGGGCTGGTTCTGGCCAGCCTGGTCGCACTAATTATGCTGGTGCTGTATGTGCGGGGCGGCTTCGGGATGATCTGGCTGAGCGGCTTCATTCTGCTGAATGCTGCAATGCTGTTCCTCTGGCCGAAGGTCAGCAAGGTGTACTACCTGTTTCTTGCGTTTCTGACCCTGGAGGAGTCTGTGATGGGGACCGTATTCCTGGTCTATGCTTCCGTCGTGACGCCTGCCCGTGCAGGGGATGCAGCGAATCTGTCCAGATTAACCATTTTACCGGCTCCGGTGTGGTCACTTCTGTTCTTCCTGTTCGCATTGCTGTGTGCAACCTGGGCCCTTGGCCTGTTCTTCCGGCATGAGAAGGCGGGCAGACGGGTCAGATTGATGTAA
- a CDS encoding AIM24 family protein: protein MNIDIQDEGDSGSGQAVAFTIQENEEVHVLHPQQIIAYQGPSAGRADRFMDVKGMYRKRKLIRADLTGPCRFTAALPPGYRVKTIRLDSKSDLLYDFRHLFFYSKGVTMQTRVLSMKNMLITRDIVKVKFSGRGSIGILTEGTVCEAELHPFDPLYVDAGSIIAYPENAKLELTVYGNHLASQHMSYHWKMTGHGPVLFQAGRQSRRFERDNNEDGIIKRFLREALPFGGVFIK, encoded by the coding sequence ATGAATATTGACATTCAGGATGAAGGCGACAGCGGCAGCGGACAGGCGGTTGCTTTTACCATTCAGGAGAACGAAGAAGTCCATGTGCTGCACCCGCAGCAGATTATTGCTTACCAGGGCCCTTCGGCAGGACGGGCCGACCGGTTCATGGATGTGAAGGGCATGTACCGCAAACGCAAGCTGATCCGGGCGGATCTGACCGGCCCTTGCCGGTTCACAGCCGCGCTGCCGCCGGGCTACCGGGTCAAGACCATCCGGCTCGACAGCAAAAGCGATCTGCTCTACGACTTCAGGCATCTCTTCTTCTACAGCAAGGGAGTCACGATGCAGACAAGAGTCCTGAGCATGAAGAATATGCTGATTACCCGGGATATCGTCAAGGTCAAATTCTCCGGCCGCGGCAGCATAGGCATTCTCACGGAGGGTACGGTCTGCGAAGCAGAGCTGCATCCCTTCGATCCGCTGTATGTCGATGCCGGGAGCATTATCGCTTATCCCGAGAATGCCAAGCTTGAGCTGACGGTCTACGGCAATCATCTCGCCAGCCAGCATATGAGCTATCACTGGAAAATGACAGGCCACGGGCCTGTGCTGTTCCAGGCCGGACGCCAGAGCAGACGCTTCGAGCGCGACAATAATGAAGACGGCATTATCAAGCGCTTCCTGCGGGAGGCCCTGCCCTTCGGCGGTGTATTTATTAAGTAA
- a CDS encoding Dps family protein has protein sequence MSTQVNSHTALHAVLNRQTANWTLLGVKLHHYHWYVSGPQFFTLHEKFEELYNEAAGYVDELAERLLAIGGRPASTMAEYLKLSSLEEAAGGESAKEMVAQLVQDFAAVAEELKQGITSAEEVSDQPTADLLIGIRTSVEKTAWMLNAYLEI, from the coding sequence ATGAGTACACAAGTTAACAGCCACACTGCACTGCATGCTGTCCTGAACCGTCAGACCGCGAACTGGACGTTGCTGGGAGTGAAGCTGCATCATTACCACTGGTATGTCAGCGGACCCCAATTCTTCACACTGCATGAGAAATTCGAAGAGCTGTACAACGAAGCTGCGGGTTATGTGGATGAGCTGGCTGAGCGGCTGCTCGCCATCGGCGGACGTCCTGCATCTACTATGGCAGAGTACCTGAAGCTCTCCAGCCTGGAGGAAGCTGCCGGCGGTGAGAGCGCGAAGGAAATGGTGGCACAGCTGGTTCAAGATTTCGCTGCCGTAGCGGAAGAGCTGAAGCAGGGCATTACTAGCGCAGAGGAGGTCAGCGACCAGCCTACCGCCGATCTGCTGATCGGAATCCGGACAAGCGTAGAGAAGACAGCCTGGATGCTGAACGCTTACCTGGAAATATAA
- a CDS encoding potassium/proton antiporter yields the protein MTHLADQIILLLAALLLIAVLSTKFSTRFGMPALVLFIAAGMVLSHFIYFNNASLTQIAGIFALVVILFEGGMQTSMKDIRPILKPALSLATLGVLLTTVIVGIFAKFVLGVPWAESFLFGAIVGSTDAAAVFSVLGGKNIDKRLTSTLEAESGSNDPMAVFLTVSLIEWVQHPDTAVLRLVLSFFWEMGVGLLAGIIIGKLAVYLINRINLDSTGLYPVMAVGFAVLTYGVSAMVHSSGLLAVYVMGLVLGNSELMYHRTIMNFNHGFAWMMQIAMFILLGMLVFPQELAAVAWQGLLLSVILMALARPLGVFLSLLVSRFSFREKLLISWAGLRGAVPIVLATYPLLAGLPHGRLFFNVVFFVVLTSAVIQGTTISPLASRLRLVGREHASQPSLMELVAFGKTDSEFNHIGIDRQMAICGRQIAEIGLPDDILFTAIIRNKTIVTPHGSTVIEPGDTVYVLSPKSKREEMRAIFRSGLGRAAETDIPTV from the coding sequence ATGACTCATCTTGCAGATCAAATCATTCTGCTGCTGGCGGCTTTACTGCTGATCGCCGTGCTCTCCACCAAATTCTCCACCCGTTTTGGCATGCCTGCTCTGGTCCTGTTTATTGCAGCCGGCATGGTGCTCAGCCATTTTATTTATTTCAACAATGCTTCGCTCACACAGATTGCCGGCATTTTTGCCCTGGTGGTGATTCTGTTTGAGGGCGGCATGCAGACGAGCATGAAGGATATTCGCCCGATTCTGAAGCCGGCATTGTCGCTGGCTACACTCGGAGTACTGCTGACTACCGTGATCGTTGGTATTTTTGCCAAATTTGTACTCGGTGTACCCTGGGCGGAGAGCTTCCTGTTCGGGGCCATTGTCGGCTCCACAGATGCGGCGGCGGTATTCTCCGTACTGGGCGGCAAAAATATCGATAAACGGCTAACCTCCACCCTTGAAGCCGAATCCGGCAGCAATGATCCAATGGCCGTATTCCTTACCGTGTCGCTGATTGAATGGGTACAGCACCCGGATACCGCAGTCTTGCGTCTGGTGCTGTCATTCTTCTGGGAGATGGGGGTAGGGCTGCTGGCCGGGATCATCATCGGCAAGCTGGCAGTTTATCTGATTAACCGGATTAATCTGGACTCCACCGGGCTGTATCCGGTCATGGCGGTCGGCTTCGCAGTTCTGACTTACGGGGTCTCGGCCATGGTACACAGCAGCGGGCTGCTTGCCGTCTATGTCATGGGGCTGGTGCTGGGGAATTCCGAGCTGATGTACCACCGCACCATTATGAACTTCAACCATGGCTTTGCCTGGATGATGCAGATTGCCATGTTCATTCTGCTCGGGATGCTGGTCTTCCCGCAGGAGCTGGCGGCTGTGGCCTGGCAGGGGCTGCTGCTGTCCGTCATCCTGATGGCCCTGGCAAGACCGCTTGGCGTATTCCTCAGCCTGCTTGTGTCGAGGTTCTCCTTCCGTGAAAAGCTACTGATCTCCTGGGCCGGGCTCCGGGGAGCCGTCCCGATTGTCCTGGCGACCTACCCGCTGCTCGCGGGGCTGCCGCATGGCAGGCTGTTCTTCAATGTCGTATTCTTCGTGGTCCTGACCTCGGCTGTGATTCAGGGAACAACCATTTCGCCCCTGGCCTCGCGGCTGAGGCTGGTGGGCCGGGAGCATGCATCCCAGCCTTCATTAATGGAGCTGGTCGCATTCGGGAAGACCGATTCTGAATTCAATCATATCGGAATCGACCGGCAGATGGCGATATGCGGCAGGCAGATTGCAGAGATCGGCCTGCCGGACGATATTCTGTTCACGGCCATTATACGGAACAAGACCATCGTGACGCCGCATGGCAGCACGGTGATTGAGCCTGGGGATACGGTATATGTGCTTAGCCCCAAGAGCAAGCGGGAGGAGATGCGCGCCATCTTCCGCAGCGGCCTGGGACGGGCGGCAGAGACGGATATCCCCACGGTGTAA